A window from Indicator indicator isolate 239-I01 chromosome 27, UM_Iind_1.1, whole genome shotgun sequence encodes these proteins:
- the AMD1 gene encoding S-adenosylmethionine decarboxylase proenzyme isoform X1 → MHLYFFQSFFYSRKNFMKPSHQEYPHRNFQEEVEFLNEIFPNGAAYCMGRMNSDCWYLYTLDFPESRISNQPDQTLEILMSELDPVVMDQFYMKDGVTANDVTRMSGIRDLIPGSVIDATMFNPCGYSMNGMKSDGTYWTIHITPEPEFSYVSFETNISQTSYDDLIRKVVEVFKPGKFVTTLFVNQSSKCRTVFSSAQKIEGFKRLDHQIAQFSDYNFVFTSFTKNRQQQHS, encoded by the exons AtgcacctttatttttttcagagcttcTTTTATTCACGTAAGAATTTCATGAAGCCTTCCCACCAGGAGTACCCACATAGGAATTTCCAGGAAGAAGTTGAGTTTCTAAATGAAATTTTCCCAA ATGGAGCAGCCTATTGCATGGGGCGTATGAACTCTGATTGCTG GTACCTGTACACCCTGGATTTCCCAGAGAGTCGGATATCCAATCAGCCTGATCAGACACTGGAAATTCTGATGAGTGAGCTTGACCCAGTAGTGATGGACCAGTTCTACATGAAAGATGGTGTTACTGCAAATGATGTCACTCGT ATGAGTGGAATTCGTGACCTGATACCAGGTTCTGTTATTGATGCTACAATGTTCAATCCTTGTGGGTATTCAATGAATGGGATGAAATCGGAT ggaACTTACTGGACTATTCACATCACTCCAGAACCAGAGTTTTCTTATGTTAGTTTTGAAACAAACATAAGTCAGACCTCTTATGATGACCTGATTAGAAAAGTCGTGGAGGTTTTCAAGCCAGGAAAATTTGTGACAACCCTCTTTGTTAATCAG agCTCTAAATGTCGTACAGTGTTTTCTTCTGCCCAGAAGATTGAAGGGTTTAAACGTCTCGATCACCAAATTGCCCAATTCAGTGATTATAATTTTGTTTTTACCAGTTTCACAAAAAAtcgccagcagcagcacagttgA